CGGCGTTGCGGTAATTGAAACTGAGGTAAAAACTAGATTTTTCGCTACCACCATTAATTGCAGCATTGTAATCCTGTAGTGCTGCATTTCTAAAAACTTCATCCATCCAGTTTGTTTTGGTCACTAGACCCTCTGGGTATTTGGCTGGATCAAAAGCAGGTAGGATCGTAGTTCCACCATTTTTTGCAGCTGTTGCAGCGACTTCGGCACGTTGTTCGGCATTTAGCGGCTGTAATTTTCGCCAAGCGCTTTGTTGGCCTAACTTGGCATCAACGCTAATTTGCATCTGTCCTTTTTTTCCTTTTTTAGTGGTGATCAGTACCACACCACCAGAAGCTCTAGCACCATAGATCGCTGCAGAAGCATCCTTTAATACGGAAATAGACTCAATGTCGTTGGGATTTAATTGTGGAGTACCTAGGAAAATGGAACCATCAATAACATAGAGTACACTTTCACCATTGATACCACCAGCACCGCGGATATTGATACGGGGCGAAGCAGTTGGGTCACCACCTTCGTTTGTGACAATAACACCTGGTGATTTACCGGCCAATACTTCTCCAACACTGTTGACAGACCTAGACGATAATTTGTCAAGTGAAACCAAGCTTACAGCGCCCGTTAATGTCTCTTTTTTCTGCGTTCCATAACCAACAACAACAACTTCGGATAGGGTCGAACGTTCTTCGCTTAGCGTTACATTAATAACTTCATTTTCGCCAACTGCGACTTCCTTGGAATGGAATCCGACCATCGAAAAAGAAAGTACAGCTTGCGGTCCTGCCTCGATTCGGAAGGCTCCTTTTGTATCTGTTGTCGTTCCAACCTGCGTACCAACTACTTTTACAGAAACACCTGCGATTGCAGTTCCCAATGTGTCCCGTACAAAACCTGTCACGATACGATCTGCCTTCATGTTTGCTTGTGTGTTCAAGATTACATAGTCCTCTTTTTCCACCGCATTGATTCCAAGCTTATTCAAAAGAGAGCGAACTGGTTCAGTTTTAAAACTGCCGCTTAAGACCGTGTTACGTTCTTGCAATAGATCAGGATTGTAAACAAAATGAAGGCCTGAAAGACTCTCGATTTTGTGTAGAATCACATCGAGTTTCTCGCCCTTGCTTATTTTGATGTTTACACTGCTTTTGTCCAGACGTTGGGCCATGCTTGGGGAGGCCATCAATGAACTGCAGAATACCGAAGTAATCGAAAATGCGATGCAGGGATACTTCATGATCCGATAAAAAGAGAATTCTCTTTTGAATGCAGGTGTTTTCATTTTTTTGTAATGATTAGGTAATGAATTACGCATGGTGACTAAGATGTTTTAGGTAAATTTTTAGACATTATTTGTGGACTTTAAATATTTTATCCTTTTCAATCGTACTGTACTTGAGGTGATGTAGGCTGCAGATGATATCCAGTATTTCTGCCGGATTTTGTGTGCTATTGAATGTAGCTGTTGTTTTTAAAGGCGAAAGTGAAGTGTCTTTTAAGATAATTTCGATGTTGTAGACATATTCCAGTCTTTTTACCACTTCCTTAAGTGGTGTTCCATCAAACGCAATGGCTACGGCTGTATTTTTTTCTACTAGGTTGCGCGATGATTGTTTGGTCTCTTTATCATAGCGTAGACTTTGGTTTTTGGTTAATATGCCGAGGATCTTATCATTTTGCTCCACAACAACCTTACCCGTAGCGACGGTGACTTCGACTTGATCGGAAGCCTGATAAGCTTTTATCCGAAAAGAGGTTCCTAATACTTTAACTGCTAGCTTCGATGCAAGCTGTACCTGAAATGGATGCTTCTCGTCGTGGGCAATGTCAAAGAAGGCTTCCCCCTCAGTAAGTGCTATTTCACGGATATTGCCCTTGAATTTACTTGGATAGCTGATTTTTGAAGATGGTTCGAGGATAATTTCCGAACCATCTGCCAAGACAATCTTTTTATGTTCCCCTGCAAGAGTTGTTGTGACGATCTGCGCAGATGCTGTGATAGGTTGATTATTTACTTTCCAATAAAGAAGTCCTATGGAAGCAATCATTAAAATAGCGGCTGCTATTTTGAATACAGGTGAATACAGCCGGGAAGGTCGTTTACTTCCCTTTTCTGAAATACTGGACTGAATATTGGCCAATAATTGTTCGCGCAGTGCAGCTTTTCGTTCCTGCGGAACTTTTTTTGCAGCGTTATCCAGTTGGGCGTACCAATCTTCGACTTGCTTAATCTCGGCGGCGGTAGCCTCTCCATTTAAATATTTTTGCAGTAACTGCTTTGCTTTTTCTTCCCTCATTTGAATACATGTCACTTCAAATGGGAAATGGTACTAGTCGAAAATATTAGGAGTATATTAAATTATTGTTAACACTCAAAAAAATGGAGGAACTGCCTAAGAGAGGCTTTTTTTGAGCAGTTTCATGGCCGAGGTAATTTGATTCTTGACAGTTTGTACGGAGACATTCAACTCGCTCGCAATTTCCTTGATAGACTTTTCTTGCTTTCGGCTCATGGTGACGACCAGTCGCATACGTTCGGGAAGCAGCATCAAAGCTTCTTCAACTTTTTGCTGCGCGTCTTTTAGGATTAGTAGGTCGTCCGCTGAATCCGCATATCGTTGGTTCATTAAAGTCGCTAGTTCGGCTTTATGTCCATCTTTAACTGTCGTATTCCGAAAATGGTTGATTACTTTGAATTTGACAGCCCCATGTAGATAGGCTGCAAGACCACCAGATATGATGACCTGCTCACGGTGTTCCCACAGCGAAATGAAGATTTCCTGGGTAATGTCCTGAGCCACATTTTCGTCGCCTATTTTCTTAAAAGCTGCATCAAATATGGCTTCCCAGTACAGATTAAAAATCTGTTCCATGGCAAAGTGGTCACCTCGCTTTAATGATGCTATCAATAATTCGCTCACAAGATCAGTTTTAATTGGACAAAGCTAATAACTCAGTATTCCTTTAAAGTTAATAAATCTTAAAGAGTATATTTTGTCTGTTATAAATTAATCTTGGTAATTTTTGCTGAGATTGAGCGGTATTTTTTATTCTTTATATTCCTTGCCCGTAGCAATGTTAATAAAATAGCCATCGTCCCGATTGCGCTCATTTTTATGTTGTACCCACCCGTTGGGATTGATGGTCATGTAGCTTTTGTTGCCGATTCGTTGTTTTGTCTTGTTGTTGTATAAAGTATAGCGACCATCTTTATGCTCCTGTAATGCAAAGATTTGTCGTTTACCATCTAAGGTTTCAATATGTTGGAAATCGGGGTTTATATCCCAAGTCTTTGTACTTGAATTCCATAGGCCTTTTGTAGGTTCCAGATCACCTCGTTTTACATCAATTAAATAAAGATCTTCTGATGAATCGATGTACTTTATTTTTCCGGTCTTCCAATTCTTTTCCAGGGCATTCGAGGTGAGTAACATGTGTTTGTCTGGCCAGACCAAATTACCCACCTGATCCAGGATATAGAAATTCGAGGCTTTGATGGTGTCCAATAAGTTGCCATCTTTATCCATATATAACCAATCATAAGCCCAGATGGCATGATCGTAGTTAAATCTTCCTAGAATAAAATAGGGCGAATTAGTCACCGAATAAACTAAGGATATTTCTTTTAGAAAGGCAATCTGTGTCACATTGGCTTGTCTAATTTGTTTTGGAAAAGCTTTGTCGTATTGTGGAAAGGCATATATGCTGCCTGTATTATTGTCCTTTAGTAGTTTGGGAATTGCTGGGCTGTAGCGCTCCTGATTGATAGAATCGAGCTGTATGGCCTCATTTTTCCAAAGAAGGTCTATTTTGTCTATGCCTGTCAAAGCGGATAAAACCGGTTTTTTGCTTCGGATATCAAGGATGGCAAAACTGTTTGCTGATGCTGGAATATAACGTCCGTTTTCCAAGGGCATTTTAATGTGTTCTTCTATTTTCTTAAGTTTTTGATCTTTTAGCAGATACAGGTTCCCATTGAGGATCAGTTGCTTGTCGTCTAAGGGGTAAGTTGCAAGGTTATATTCGTTCTCATCGTAAGGAATATCTTTTTTGAGCAGAATCTGATTACTTTCCAATACCCGTATTTCAAGCTTGACATAAGTAGCTGTTTTCTTGATATAACTGCTTAGGATATTCCAGTCCCATTTCCAGAAGGGCAATTTCTTTTCATATTCCTGGCGTTTCATCAGAAGAGTCAGCTGCTTGAGGTCTAAGAGCTGTAAATCTGTGTCGGAATAATGTTCGATAAATTCACCTTTGCTGTTAATGATCCCCGTTTGATCCTTTTCATTGGCTACCAGTGCATATCCTGTGGACGTGAAAGGCTGAGCCCAATGGAACTCTTGGGATAGCTTCTTCTGGAATGCACTGTCGACAAAGACAAACTGCTTGTTTTTGGTTTGATAGGGAATCCATTTAACCCGGTCATTTTTTGCGATTATGGCGGATTCCTGTGCACATGCTGTGATACATAGCATAGTTGTTATACTTAGCAATAATGATTTGATCATCCTTTTTTCTATAAATTGAACCTGGTTGTTTGTAAGTAGCCCGTGTATTGTTGCGGTTACTAGCTTGTTGATTACAGGTATTTAAACTATACGCTTACTAAACCATTGGGTTTGGAAGCTAAAGTAGGGGAAACAATCGTTAGAAAAATAGCCGATTTCAGTGATTATCTTGAAGATTCAAAAGGAAGGGAATTTTTCCTTTGCTGGATTTGTAAATTATCGTCAAGAGAGGCCAATAATGAATATGCTTTTTCCTTTGAGCCGATTAATTTGGTTAATCGGCTCAATATGTATAACTGGCAATATAAAGAGTGGCCTAATTTGAGCAGGGAATTGAAGGTTTTATTGGCGGGATGACTGCAAAAAAATATATCTCTATTACACGGACCTCAAAAGCTACTGCGACTAGGGATCTGCAAAGGTTGCAGGAACTGGGGATAGTTGAACAGTTGGGACATGGGAGATCTGTACGGTACGAACTCATACTTTCTTAACCCCGGGCATAAAGTCCTCGGTGCTTCTATTACTTTTTAGTAACCGGAACCAAAATAACCTCCCCTTTATTGGTTTGATACCAGTATCTGTTGCCAAGGTCATCTTCGAAATCATGGCTCACCCGGGATTTATCCACCTTTTTGAAACTTTTTACATCTGGTCCGTTGAATATTTTATTGCCAATGAAAATATGTTTGGCATCCTTGGCAACGGCAAACTTGAGGACCTCAAAAGTCTTTGGATCTGCTTCTGAAAATATCTGTTGCTTATAATAGACATGATTTTTGTCGCGTGACCAAGTGGCGTTTCCGTTTGATCCTTCTAATAATTCAAAGCTGCCCGCATCGACCGCAGGGTATCCAAATTTCTTTCCCGAAATAACTATCAATTGGTCAATGATTACTGTTTTCTCATTAAGGAATTTGATTTCCTTTGACGAAGGAATATCGATTTCCAACAGACCGATACGTTGATAAGGTTCATAATAAAGCAACTTTTTACCATCCAGTAGGGTATATGCTGCATTGAGCGCCTCAATCTTATCTGTTTTATAGTGGATCGAAAGAATACCTTTGTCCGTAACAACATAAAGCTGATTTTTATCTTTTACAAAGTTGCTGTTGACAACGCTGAAAGTCGCATAGTCGACGTGAAGGGGTTGATACTTATAAAAGTAATGTGCTTTGTCTTTAGCTAGTGCCGGCAGTTGATCATATAACGTCGTATAAGTTGCCGGATCGGCTCCATCAATAATGGTGAGCTGGTTTTGGCTGCAATCGGAAGTAGCCGAAGCAAAACCTTCAAACTTGAATACGTGTCGTTGATCGACAGGAATCCTGTTTTTCAGTTGAAAGGTCTTTACGTCGACGAGTTGTTGGGGGCAGCCCATGAAATAGAGGTGATCTTTATCGCGGGCATAGACATCTTTAATCACTGAAAAACTAGCTACATCGGCAACGGTCTTTCTCGACCCTCTTTCAAAACCATTGCCGCCCGGTATAAAATAAATTGCACCGCTCTTTTTGTAGTAAGCTTCAGACAAAGGACTCACTTGCTCTTTGCAGGAAAAGAGCAGACCTATCAAAGCACTTATTAGTCCCATTTTTAAGCTATTTTTCATAACTGTCAATGCTATGTTCTATAGCAATTATAAAAGATCTATTCGGCTAAAGATAACAGAAGTATATAAGTAATCTATCGATTGTTTACAATTCGCTTCTCGCCATTTATAATTCGTGTATTTAAAGCACTATTGGATTTTCTTATTGGCTATTTTTAAACATACAAAAGTGAAATCTAAAAAATAATTTGTTTTAAAATTGTTAATTTATATATTTGTATATATTAACTATATAATTGTATTGTTATTGTTTTTCTTGTAATTGAATTACAAAGTGTTTAGTTACCAAATTACCAGCGGTAGCTCATCACTTTTTCATGAAGTGAAAGTTTCGATACATTTTTAATTGTGGTGCTGGTATTTCCTAAAAAACCAAGGGGCGAACGTCTAGCTATTAAAACGTGTTGAACCCTATGTAGTCTCCTTGGATATTATACTATCTTTTTTACAAATTAAGTATTGATTATTTGCAATAATAGTCTGTAACAGTTTGACCTGTTGGTCTGTTTTATTGCGCCAATTTTTTAACCTTAAATCATTTAGTATGGAAATTAATAGCCAATTAATTATTGATCGGCTTTCCCAGCGTATGGATCTCGATTGTGCCTATGTCATTAAATATCAATTTCTCGATCAGGAATCCCATCATTTAGTTTTAGCGCTTAAACCCGTGAGTGGACTTTCACACAAAGTGCTAAAACCTATTGTGGAGTTGTGCTTGATGGATCAGGAGAACATTTCATTTGAATTGATTTTTGCGCCAGAATTGAAGAATAAAATAAAGCTTGGGAGCTTATTTTATTGTTATGCGATCTTGCCTCAGCATGAGATTTTTAGTAGTACACGAAGTAGTTCTGTCATCAGTAAAGGAAAGGAAATACGTGGCATATTGGATCTCTCGGAAAAGTATTATGAGAAGGCGACCGCTGTATCCGCGGAGTTTTTACAGGGAGCACAAACATTTGCAGAAATAGCCAATTATCCGCGTGCTTTATTTATGGTTCACCAAAGTTTGGAAAGTCATTTGAAACTGCTTCAGGTAATGGTAGAAGGTAAGGGAAATAATGTACATAGTCTTGACAGTCGAATTCGGAGCCTGCATACGCATTTTCCGATGTTCAAATCGGTCTTTATGGGCGAGACAGACGAAGATAAGATGCGTTTTGCATTACTGGATAGTTCTTTTAATGCTGTTAATCAAAATAGAGACCTGGATATTTCGGCCGTAGATGCTTCGCAACTATATGATCGTTGTCTCGTATTGCAGGCTGCAATAGAAAAGTTGTTTCGCTACTTTACGGAAGCTTTACAGGCTGTATACGATGCGCTTGTGACGGCAGAAGGTGCTGCGCAAGCGGCGCTAGAAAAGAGCAAGCTGGCTAAAATGAAGGAACAAGAGCAAGTCGAAGCTGGTGCAGACTTTCATAGTTTCCCCTGGCCAGCGCAGTATCAGAGCGATGTACAGGAGTTGTTGCATCAGATCCGTCAGGAAAATAATCCCGAACAAATGATGTTGCTCAATTATTATGTCAGCGATACTCATGGAAAAGGGCTGTTTGACTTTCCTCGTCAGGAAAATGGAAAAGCCGAGATCTATCTTGTTGTGATAAAAAAGAAATTGGGTCACTGTCACTTTCGAAAAGTAGCTTACGGTCAAGTTACTGCAGTTGTAGCTTTTTTGAATACGGACTTTCTGGAGACAAAACTCAACGAAGGTAGTCGATTCTCTCATATCATCTGGAATGAATCTGTTGTTCTCTACCGCCATTCGCGTTATAAACCGACTTATTCGGTTGTGCCTGTCGATTGGCATAGTACCTTATTTAAGATCTCAATTTCATGGGGGCGGAATTCAAAACTCATGCAGGATCTTTTGGCTGTTTTTTCTTCTGAAAACCTTTCTAGTGCCCAATTGGCTGTATTATTCTTAAATCAGTTGACTTCTATTGGATTATATAGCTATCTGTATCTCCGAATCGGTTATGCACCGATGAATGTCACCATTGCAGACCTCGTGGATTGGACCTGTATCTGTGATAAAAAGGTGAAAGAATTTTTTACAACAAGAAGTGAGGTGGAGGAAATATTGAATGCAGAGCTGTTAAAACACATGAAAGGGCGGGTCTATGAGCTTCCTGCACAATTGGCTCAGCTTGATATGGACTACTTTAAGTCAAAAGCGAAAGAAATTACGGATTTCTTTGTCGATCTCTGCGATCAGAGCATACGGTATATGGAGTTGAAATCGGAGGTTAAGTCCAATAAACAATAAAGGAGGATTTATGGAAAATAGTGTTGAAAATCTGGAGTTAGTAACAGATGTTGTTCCGATTATACCTGACAAAGAGAAGAATAGCTTTATTATTCCTTGGGAAAACCAAGAGGATCTTTATATTTCATCAGACTACTTTCTTAAGCTCTATAAAGGAGAAATACCACTGACGGATTTTCAGCTTTATAGTTACAGCGTTAGGATAATCAAAGTCAACAAGTTTAAATGGCCATTTTCTCTAAGAAGAGACGGAAATTATAAAAACAAAAATCTCAAAATTGATCTCGAGATCCGAGAAATCGGATTGAAGGTTAAGTGCGATTGTAAAAAGCGTCATGATAGTCTGTGTGATTATGTAATTATTGGACTTTATCGTAAGTTTTTAGTCAGTAATAAATTCTTACATGATTTATATGCAAAAGATATTGCCATCCTACCCGAAAGTCAGCATAAGTACTTTCAATTGGGTATTTCTAGGCTATATTACCGCAAGGACAAGGTTTGTATTGAAAATCATAGTCAATTTGGTCAGGTATATAATTATTTCGACCACCAGGAGCTTGAATCGGAATTGCTAGATGCAGCATCTGAAAACCGATGGATGGAACAGCATGAGGCGCCTTTTCCGAATTTTATGTATGTTATTCCTAGAGAGCGTCAGGTGGACGGACTGCCCTTTTTAATACCTTTTGAAATAAACAGTAAGATAAATTATTTAGGAGAATTTGGTAATAAGTTGGCGAATTTTGCTGATAGTGATGTTTTAAAAATCGATTTATGTCGTAAGATTTTAGCTTTTTCCAAAAGTCCACAAAGACAATTAGGGGATAGGGAAAAAGATGAGATGCGAAATGACGCTGATCGTGTGGAGAAGGATTTTATCATCAGTGCTTGGCGTAAACTTTTGGAAGGAAAATCGGATCAAAGATTACGTGTTGCTTTTGTCGATAGAAATAATTTTAAAACTACAATTGAAAACTTCAAATATCCATCCAAATATCGTACAACGTATCGGAATGTGATTTTGGCGGGCGATGATCTTAGTCTGAAATTTCATTTGAAAGAAGGCAGCGATCACCTGCTTCTATCGTTAATTCTTGTCTACAAAGGAAAGGAGTTGAAAGACTATACATCCGAATGTCGGTCCAATTTCTTCTTTATCAATCTAAATGAAGACGAGTGTCTTTTTGTTGATAATCTTCAAAAGGAGTTTGTATTACGTTTCTTTTACAGTATTTCTACTAAAATAACGGTGTTAAAGCGGGACTATGAAGACTTCTTTACGCGTATGTTGATTCCATTGTCAACATCCTTTCACATAGACCTTGAACCTTTAAACAAGGATACAGTTTTTATTTCTAATACCGCTCATCATGTGCCTCAATTTAAGGTTGTGGTGGAGAAAGACGACGATGATCATTTAAATTTCGAATTGAAAGCTATGCTGAGTGAAAAGGAAGAATATGTAATTCCATATGGAGGAAACTTGATTTTAAAACCGGAAAATGGAACCTGCCTGTATACGGAGAGAGATCTTGTTGGCGAGCATGAGTTTAATACCTTTATTGAAGCACAGTTGCCAAATTTGAAAAGCTGCACCAATAGAATGGTTAAGCGCTTGGAATGGCAGGCGCATAGCAACAGAAATAGACTGTATGAATTTATAAAAAAATGTAAGAGCAAGGGGTACAAAACTATTCTGAACAATATTTCAAAGGGAGCTTATTTGCTGCCACACCAACTGAAATGGGAAGTATTGGATATTCGTCAGGACAATAATGTATTTTCCATTTACATGATTTTCAAATTTGGAACAACGACCTATTTACCGGGAGAGTTTGAAGAAAAGATCATAAACGACTACAGTAGCATCCAATTGGCAGATAAATCTTTCGGATATATTAAAGCCTCAGATAAAGCATTATTTGATGTGCTGTTTAATTATGCGCTGGTTGAAACCGACTGTCTTAAACTCACTTCAGCCCAATTGCTATCTTTCCAAACACGGCTGGATCGAATTGATCCCCGTATTATTCAAAATAGCCTAGCTGAACGTCGAAAGAAACTGTTGGATACGGATGAAATAGCCCTGTTGGATGTTCCAAAAGCGATCCAGGCAGAGTTGCGCCCTTACCAACAGGCAGGGTTTAGCTGGATGGTATTCTTAAGCGATTTTCAATGGGGCGGTATCTTGGCTGATGATATGGGATTAGGGAAAACATTACAGGCAATAACGCTTTTGGAATATTTCTATCAAAATAATCCAAAGGCAGCCCCCTCAATTATTATTGTACCCAA
The Sphingobacterium multivorum genome window above contains:
- a CDS encoding FecR family protein, with the protein product MREEKAKQLLQKYLNGEATAAEIKQVEDWYAQLDNAAKKVPQERKAALREQLLANIQSSISEKGSKRPSRLYSPVFKIAAAILMIASIGLLYWKVNNQPITASAQIVTTTLAGEHKKIVLADGSEIILEPSSKISYPSKFKGNIREIALTEGEAFFDIAHDEKHPFQVQLASKLAVKVLGTSFRIKAYQASDQVEVTVATGKVVVEQNDKILGILTKNQSLRYDKETKQSSRNLVEKNTAVAIAFDGTPLKEVVKRLEYVYNIEIILKDTSLSPLKTTATFNSTQNPAEILDIICSLHHLKYSTIEKDKIFKVHK
- a CDS encoding RNA polymerase sigma-70 factor, with translation MSELLIASLKRGDHFAMEQIFNLYWEAIFDAAFKKIGDENVAQDITQEIFISLWEHREQVIISGGLAAYLHGAVKFKVINHFRNTTVKDGHKAELATLMNQRYADSADDLLILKDAQQKVEEALMLLPERMRLVVTMSRKQEKSIKEIASELNVSVQTVKNQITSAMKLLKKSLS
- a CDS encoding DKNYY domain-containing protein, with product MKNSLKMGLISALIGLLFSCKEQVSPLSEAYYKKSGAIYFIPGGNGFERGSRKTVADVASFSVIKDVYARDKDHLYFMGCPQQLVDVKTFQLKNRIPVDQRHVFKFEGFASATSDCSQNQLTIIDGADPATYTTLYDQLPALAKDKAHYFYKYQPLHVDYATFSVVNSNFVKDKNQLYVVTDKGILSIHYKTDKIEALNAAYTLLDGKKLLYYEPYQRIGLLEIDIPSSKEIKFLNEKTVIIDQLIVISGKKFGYPAVDAGSFELLEGSNGNATWSRDKNHVYYKQQIFSEADPKTFEVLKFAVAKDAKHIFIGNKIFNGPDVKSFKKVDKSRVSHDFEDDLGNRYWYQTNKGEVILVPVTKK
- a CDS encoding DEAD/DEAH box helicase; translation: MENSVENLELVTDVVPIIPDKEKNSFIIPWENQEDLYISSDYFLKLYKGEIPLTDFQLYSYSVRIIKVNKFKWPFSLRRDGNYKNKNLKIDLEIREIGLKVKCDCKKRHDSLCDYVIIGLYRKFLVSNKFLHDLYAKDIAILPESQHKYFQLGISRLYYRKDKVCIENHSQFGQVYNYFDHQELESELLDAASENRWMEQHEAPFPNFMYVIPRERQVDGLPFLIPFEINSKINYLGEFGNKLANFADSDVLKIDLCRKILAFSKSPQRQLGDREKDEMRNDADRVEKDFIISAWRKLLEGKSDQRLRVAFVDRNNFKTTIENFKYPSKYRTTYRNVILAGDDLSLKFHLKEGSDHLLLSLILVYKGKELKDYTSECRSNFFFINLNEDECLFVDNLQKEFVLRFFYSISTKITVLKRDYEDFFTRMLIPLSTSFHIDLEPLNKDTVFISNTAHHVPQFKVVVEKDDDDHLNFELKAMLSEKEEYVIPYGGNLILKPENGTCLYTERDLVGEHEFNTFIEAQLPNLKSCTNRMVKRLEWQAHSNRNRLYEFIKKCKSKGYKTILNNISKGAYLLPHQLKWEVLDIRQDNNVFSIYMIFKFGTTTYLPGEFEEKIINDYSSIQLADKSFGYIKASDKALFDVLFNYALVETDCLKLTSAQLLSFQTRLDRIDPRIIQNSLAERRKKLLDTDEIALLDVPKAIQAELRPYQQAGFSWMVFLSDFQWGGILADDMGLGKTLQAITLLEYFYQNNPKAAPSIIIVPNSLLFNWLAEFKKFSPNRRTSIYHGQKRREVTEIENESILITTYGTVMMELDFLKSQSFSYMILDESQAIKNRHSKRFKSLTELKSCYRIAMTGTPIENGVEDIYAQMSMVNPGFFGTYGSFNNTYRGIKDENTAQTTILGLQKMIQPFVLRRTKKQVALDLPEKTETILYMDMLPEQRKIYDKVRKIFKGEIESNLNSADSTKSKFLAIEALQKLRQLCNSPMLMKDGGFGHDSIKLDFIDEIMDEVAPNHKILLFSAYTSMLKLVAQRIENKGIAYAYLDGKMNQDQRQNAVERFQNENGCRVFLISLKAGGTGLNLTAADYVYILDPWWNPAAEAQAIDRCYRIGQDKHVMAYKIVCRDSVEEHILALQESKKRISEGLILDEANLMKSISKDELLKLFE